In Salvia miltiorrhiza cultivar Shanhuang (shh) unplaced genomic scaffold, IMPLAD_Smil_shh original_scaffold_354_1, whole genome shotgun sequence, one genomic interval encodes:
- the LOC131004194 gene encoding uncharacterized protein LOC131004194 yields the protein MENYDFEFEAEIPEEGPLNGGRGRGRGRGRGRGRGRGRGRGPEGQGGGYDYENFVPPVIPDRTAAEKFKKEKPPTFDGMGGPEDAERWIRAVERIFHYINCEDNEKVKCATYQLVDEADFWWESVKNTMTEEQLGELTWAEFKTKLFEKYIPECYRQRKQNEFWNLKQRNMTVSEYDRTFNQLSRYAPHLVDTDEKRTEKFRNGLRHEISIVLASQGGLTYGQTLNRALTIESLLPKEKAKGPAQAAHPPQPGQASHSDVGKGKRKWEE from the coding sequence ATGGAAAACTACGATTTTGAATTCGAGGCTGAGATCCCAGAGGAAGGTCCCCTCAATGGTGGACGTGGGCGTGGACGTGGTCGTGGTCGTGGTCGTGGACGGGGACGGGGGCGCGGCAGAGGACCTGAAGGCCAAGGAGGAGGATATGACTATGAAAACTTTGTGCCCCCAGTAATTCCTGACCGCACTGCCGCCGAAAAATTTAAGAAGGAGAAACCCCCGACTTTCGACGGAATGGGTGGACCTGAAGACGCTGAGAGATGGATAAGGGCGGTGGAACGAATCTTCCACTACATAAACTGTGAGGACAATGAAAAGGTTAAGTGCGCCACGTACCAACTCGTGGACGAGGCGGATTTCTGGTGGGAGTCGGTGAAGAACACCATGACTGAGGAACAGCTTGGGGAGCTAACCTGGGCGGAATTTAAGACCAAGTTATTTGAGAAATATATACCAGAGTGCTACCGTCAAAGAAAGCAAAACGAATTTTGGAATCTGAAGCAGAGAAACATGACGGTATCTGAGTATGACCGGACTTTCAATCAGTTATCCCGTTATGCTCCACACCTGGTGGACACAGACGAAAAGCGAACAGAAAAATTCCGAAATGGTCTGCGCCATGAAATTTCAATCGTCCTTGCAAGCCAAGGAGGCCTCACCTACGGCCAAACCTTGAACAGGGCACTCACCATCGAGTCACTATTGCCTAAGGAGAAGGCAAAGGGCCCTGCCCAAGCTGCTCACCCACCACAGCCTGGCCAAGCATCACACTcagatgtgggaaaagggaagagaaaatgggaagaATGA
- the LOC131004204 gene encoding uncharacterized protein LOC131004204, whose amino-acid sequence MGSGRALWGIFRAFCARMAVCADGRRHRLRGRPAAYSTFTSRLERLGRRAVGRYLFTSRPLGDFALFSTRIFNMWASHGLTAPLPAVAPVEMPPPQYHHYSPNQPANAAAPLPPYPMNGDEYEDSPPRGLVVDALAPPPVPPPQEPVDEPEVPRRYRIRLEDYGQPFALPEEDMMGPEIMLEDPPAPPAFPAPADNDIPIIDIEEEEEDPEEDPEEDPGEDPAGFQDWEDEDSSLLGDGSVTDSP is encoded by the coding sequence ATGGGATCCGGACGAGCCCTTTGGGGCATTTTTAGGGCGTTTTGTGCACGCATGGCAGTTTGCGCGGACGGCCGGCGTCACAGACTACGAGGTCGGCCAGCAGCTTATTCGACATTTACCTCACGGCTGGAGAGACTGGGCAGAAGAGCAGTTGGACGATACCTGTTCACATCCCGTCCTCTCGGGGACTTTGCATTGTTCAGCACGCGGATCTTCAACATGTGGGCGAGTCACGGACTCACTGCCCCCTTACCTGCTGTAGCACCAGTGGAGATGCCCCCACCACAGTACCACCATTATTCCCCGAATCAACCGGCGAATGCAGCAGCCCCTCTTCCGCCGTATCCCATGAATGGGGACGAGTATGAGGACAGCCCACCTAGGGGCCTAGTAGTCGATGCACTGGCACCCCCACCAGTACCCCCACCGCAGGAGCCAGTCGACGAGCCCGAGGTACCTAGGCGGTACCGCATCCGCCTAGAGGATTACGGGCAGCCCTTTGCTCTACCAGAGGAGGACATGATGGGGCCAGAGATTATGCTAGAAGACCCACCTGCTCCCCCAGCCTTCCCAGCGCCAGCAGACAACGACATTCCCATCATAGATatagaggaggaggaggaggatccCGAGGAGGACCCCGAAGAGGATCCAGGGGAGGACCCCGCAGGCTTTCAGGATTGGGAGGACGAGGACTCATCATTGTTGGGAGACGGCTCTGTCACTGACTCACCCTAG